The following coding sequences are from one Nicotiana tabacum cultivar K326 chromosome 1, ASM71507v2, whole genome shotgun sequence window:
- the LOC107779582 gene encoding SNF2 domain-containing protein CLASSY 4-like produces the protein MDSGAASFPRRRTRQQWDRYFVEVIEKKKRLSQSGNPPQSSSNCSVNIGDDVVASGDIRESSSATGKLTKENTTCGVDNRKIGKWLEDESMVRSLDKGKKKMDNGNRMLSPGTCESMTKRTFVQEISDDDDDDDDDDDDDDEEEEEEEEEEEEDSDPDVVVTGESAAVSALNSGSGSGSWSNCVGLRSPIVTTADEVVSSTSSMCRTRGPSELHKSEEPTDFEESEDDCVKSQESSDDTTESSESESEASSDEDNDDPEDKDYRVNEPSSSSESDHDDDGVSCHIELQDNEEGKGSDIRIGLDDDDDGRKETEDDDPVEQQENGEGKGESNEGLLPDLVFDGEKHRGRAYLLRPRSLSKSKKRKLNHGNCSSPILLSDDEESESPFEEGTEAYDSTRDAAQKDKVDNLVKKVAEKEKEKADESVKNAAQKDRKTRKKCILKDLDFVKFVVDSIINVDDHDKLASPEGKEQFPVKETLPLIFRFEDEDPLPPEKEEWEKEIENLFAEMDMGILESCIGFTNPSLVEKVSGCQMGNHHLILDEQIGLICKVCSHVHLESKYIYPAFAERNRGRHERKYFGESSPFLDVDGFRFDDPSAVHDSAIYVEGTVWDLVPLHAKATMYPHQREGFEFMWKNIAGDIYLEKLSEPLSASRGGCIISHPPGTGKTRLTIVFLQAFLKHFPKCRPVIIAPPKLLSNWEAEFQKWEADIPFHNLNNNDFSCQEDEVTVGLYHCLSHAGRKNKHHIRMVKLKSWAKSKSILGISYDLFEKLTGENGDGYAKEIREILLTLPGLVVLEEGHTPRNEQSLLYKAMTKVETQRRILLSGTVFQNNFKELYNTLRVVSPKFAAESEQKWASLSNSIDTNARALEELRDMIAPLIHICSENVKMKSLPGIRDTLVYLKPTDLQKKLLNMIPEYPGSFDFRNMVSLISVHPSLVANKKVFSDLESQLNERECRLDPNTGVKTKFVVELIRLCDGMRERVIVFSQLLDPLRLIKEQLNSLFHWTLGREILYMDGELDVKQRQKSISSLNDPKSDAKVLLASITACSEGINLIGASRVVLLDVHWNPSVEQQAVSRAYRNGQTKFVHVYCPVASKWEVNKIEQQTRKKYHSGVLLSRNEANTCKTNPSCSVLEDNILESMVQHESLRHIFEELPHEPRAYGFNSFNQPPKVSI, from the exons ATGGATTCAGGGGCAGCCTCTTTTCCAAGGAGGAGGACTAGACAACAATGGGATAGATATTTCGTCGAGGtaattgagaagaagaagaggttGAGTCAAAGTGGTAATCCTCCTCAGTCTTCTAGTAATTGTTCTGTGAATATTGGAGATGATGTTGTAGCTTCTGGTGATATAAGGGAATCATCTAGTGCAACAGGAAAGCTGACTAAAGAAAACACAACTTGTGGAGTTGACAAcagaaaaattggaaaatggtTAGAAGATGAAAGTATGGTAAGAAGTTTGGACAAAGGTAAAAAAAAGATGGACAATGGGAATAGAATGCTCAGTCCAGGAACTTGTGAGTCCATGACGAAACGGACTTTCGTCCAGGAAatatctgatgatgatgatgatgatgatgatgatgatgatgatgatgatgaagaggaagaggaggaggaggaggaggaggaggaggacagTGATCCTGACGTTGTTGTCACTGGGGAGTCTGCTGCGGTGTCTGCTTTAAATAGTGGATCAGGTTCAGGATCTTGGTCCAATTGTGTTGGGTTAAGGAGTCCTATTGTCACTACAGCAGATGAGGTTGTTTCATCTACCTCAAGTATGTGTAGGACACGGGGCCCTAGTGAGTTGCATAAATCAGAGGAGCCAACTGATTTTGAGGAATCAGAGGACGATTGTGTAAAATCACAAGAATCTAGTGATGATACAACAGAATCTTCTGAGTCAGAGTCTGAAGCTTCTAGCGATGAGGATAATGATGACCCCGAAGATAAGGATTATCGGGTGAATGAGCCATCAAGTTCTAGCGAATCAGACCACGACGATGATGGTGTGAGTTGTCATATAGAGCTTCAAGACAatgaagaaggaaaaggatcTGATATAAGAATTGGTTTGGATGATGACGATGATGGAAGAAAGGAAACAGAAGATGATGATCCTGTAGAGCAACAAGAAAATGGAGAAGGAAAAGGGGAGTCAAATGAGGGGCTACTACCTGACCTTGTTTTTGATGGTGAAAAGCACAGAGGCCGAGCATATCTTCTTCGGCCACGCTCACTTTCTAAGTCAAAAAAGAGGAAGTTAAACCATGGAAATTGTAGTAGCCCCATTCTTCTCAGTGATGATGAGGAGTCTGAATCCCCATTTGAAGAGGGCACAGAGGCTTATGACTCAACGCGAGATGCTGCTCAAAAGGACAAAGTTGATAACTTGGTGAAAAAGGTTgctgaaaaggaaaaggaaaaggctGATGAATCTGTGAAAAATGCTGCTCAAAAGGACAGAAAGACTCGGAAGAAGTGTATTCTTAAGGATCTCGACTTTGTGAAGTTTGTTGTTGATTCTATTATAAATGTTGATGATCATGATAAACTTGCTTCTCCTGAAGGGAAGGAACAGTTTCCTGTCAAAGAAACACTTCCGTTGATCTTCCGGTTTGAAGACGAGGACCCTCTCCCCCCGgagaaagaagaatgggaaaAAGAAATTGAGAATTTATTTGCTGAAATGGACATGGGTATCTTAGAATCATGTATTGGCTTCACAAATCCATCTCTG GTTGAGAAAGTTAGCGGCTGCCAGATGGGGAACCACCATCTTATTTTAGATGAACAAATTGGACTCATCTGTAAAGTTTGTTCACATGTGCATCTGGAGAGCAAGTACATCTACCCTGCTTTT GCTGAGAGAAACCGGGGGAGGCATGAAAGAAAGTATTTCGGAGAGTCGTCACCGTTCTTGGATGTTGACGGGTTTAGATTTGATGATCCTTCTGCAGTCCATGATTCTGCTATTTATGTGGAAGGAACTGTGTGGGATTTAGTTCCTCTGCATGCCAAAGCAACAATGTATCCTCATCAACGTGAAGGATTTGAGTTCATGTGGAAAAATATTGCTGGAGATATATACCTTGAGAAGCTGAGCGAGCCTTTATCTGCTAGTAGGGGAGGATGCATAATCTCACATCCACCTGGAACCGGAAAAACCCGTCTGACCATAGTATTTCTTCAGGCATTTCTGAAGCATTTTCCAAAGTGTCGGCCTGTAATCATAGCTCCGCCCAAGTTGCTGTCTAACTGGGAAGCCGAGTTCCAGAAATGGGAGGCGGACATTCCCTTCCACAACTTGAACAACAATGATTTCTCGTGCCAAGAAGATGAAGTCACGGTTGGTCTCTACCACTGTTTATCCCATGCCGGAAGAAAAAACAAACACCATATACGTATGGTGAAGCTGAAATCCTGGGCTAAAAGTAAGAGTATATTGGGGATCAGCTATGACTTGTTCGAGAAGCTCACCGGAGAAAATGGAGATGGTTATGCCAAAGAGATTAGAGAAATACTTCTAACATTACCTGGCCTTGTGGTCCTTGAAGAAGGGCATACTCCTCGGAATGAGCAAAGCCTTTTGTATAAAGCTATGACTAAGGTTGAAACGCAGAGGCGTATACTTTTGTCTGGAACTGTCTTCCAGAATAACTTTAAAGAGTTGTACAACACCCTCCGCGTAGTTAGTCCAAAGTTTGCTGCAGAATCTGAGCAGAAATGGGCTTCTCTTAGCAATTCTATTGACACAAATGCCCGAGCATTGGAAGAGCTTAGGGATATGATTGCACCACTAATCCATATATGTAGTGAAAATGTAAAGATGAAAAGCCTTCCGGGTATAAGGGACACACTGGTATACTTGAAGCCCACAGATTTGCAGAAGAAGTTGCTCAATATGATTCCAGAGTATCCAGGCTCATTTGACTTTCGAAATATGGTGTCTCTGATCTCTGTTCATCCTTCATTAGTGGCAAATAAGAAGGTGTTCTCTGACTTAGAAAGTCAGCTAAATGAAAGAGAATGTCGGTTGGATCCAAATACTGgagtaaaaacaaaatttgtcgtTGAACTAATCCGACTCTGTGATGGCATGAGAGAGAGGGTTATAGTATTCAGCCAGTTACTTGATCCTCTAAGACTGATCAAGGAGCAACTCAATTCTCTCTTTCACTGGACTTTAGGCCGAGAGATTCTATATATGGATGGGGAACTTGATGTAAAGCAGCGCCAGAAATCAATAAGTTCTCTTAATGATCCTAAGAGTGATGCGAAAGTGCTGCTCGCATCAATAACGGCCTGTTCGGAAGGAATAAATCTTATAGGAGCCTCAAGAGTAGTTTTGCTTGATGTTCACTGGAATCCCTCGGTAGAACAGCAAGCCGTCAGTCGAGCCTACAGGAACGGTCAGACTAAATTTGTGCATGTTTACTGTCCAGTGGCATCGAAATGGGAGGTTAACAAGATTGAACAGCAGACGAGGAAAAAATATCATTCTGGTGTACTTTTGTCTAGGAATGAAGCGAATACTTGCAAAACAAATCCTTCTTGTTCTGTGCTTGAGGACAACATACTAGAATCCATGGTTCAGCATGAGAGTCTCCGTCATATTTTTGAAGAGCTACCTCATGAACCCCGTGCCTATGGCTTTAATTCTTTTAACCAACCTCCAAAAGTGAGCATTTAG